The following is a genomic window from Bacteroidales bacterium.
CATGGGGAAATAACTGGGCAATCTATGGAAAGAGTCTGGGATTATTAATGCAGCTGAAAGTAACTTTCACTGATGGCACAGAGAGTCTGATAGTTACTGATGAGACCTGGAAAGCTTCAAATAACGGAGCTATAAGAATGAATGATATTTATAACGGTGAAACTTATGATGCTACAAAGAAGCTGACCGGATGGAACTTACCGGGATACGACGAAAGCAGCTGGAAAAAGGTTATCACACGAAATTATAATAACAGCATTTTAATTGCTTCTGAAGGTTCGCCAATCAGAAAAATCCAGGAGATAAAACCTGTTAAGATTTTCAGGACACCAAAAGGAAAACTGATAGCAGATATGGGCCAGAATATGGTTGGATGGTTAAGGCTTAAGGTATCAGGTCCGAAGGGTACAGTTGTCACTTTGCGCCATGCTGAGGTGATGGATAAGTTTGGAGAATTCTACACTACCAACCTTCGTGCCGCAAAATGTCAGCTGACTTATACTCTTGCCGGCACAGGTGAAGAAGTATATGAACCAAGGTTCACTTTTATGGGTTTCCGGTTCGTTGAGATAACCGGCTTCCCGGGTGATCTTAAACCAGAAAACCTTACCGGCGTTGTTGTTCATTCTGATATGAATGTCACAGGAAGTTATGAAAGTTCAAATGCATTGCTTAATCAGCTACAGCATAATATACAGTGGGGACAAAAAGGCAATTTCGTTGATGTGCCTACAGATTGTCCTCAAAGAGATGAGCGTCTTGGATGGACAGGTGATGCGCAGGCATTCTGCAGAACTGCGGCATATAATATGGATGTATCTTCCTTCTTTACAAAATGGCTTAAAGATGTGTCTGCCGATCAGAAACCCGGCGGAGAAGTCCCGGATGTAATTCCGGATGTTCTCAACAAACAGGATGCAACTACAGCTCAGCCGTCAGCCGGCTGGGGAGATGTGGCAGTTATCGCTCCATGGACGATGTACCTTGTTTATGGCGACAAAATGTTTCTTGAAAATCAGTACCCAGGCATGAAAGCATGGGTAGAGTATATAAGGAAGAAAGCCGGAGAGAGCTACATCTGGAAAGGCGGAAGCAAATATGGCGACTGGTTGTTTTATCACCCGCCAGTGAATAATCATACTGAAGCAGATGGTTACACTGAGCGCGATTTCATTGCTACAGCATTTTATGCTTATTCTGCAAGTATCCTGTCAGAAGCTGCAAAGACACTCGGAAAAACTGACGATGCAAAATTATATAATGATATATTCAATAAAGTAAAAGAAGTATTTATCAATGAATATGTTACAAAAGCAGGCAGAGTAGGTACCAACTCGCAGACATCATATGTACTTGCCCTTATGTTCAATTTGTTGCCTGATGAACTCAATCAAAAAGCTGCAAAATTTCTTGCTGAAGATATAAAAAGCAGAGGTAACAGATTATCAACAGGCTTCCTGGGAACCCCATATCTATGCCATGTTCTTTCTTCGAACGGGTACACCGATGTAGCTTATGATCTGCTTCTTCAGGAGAGATACCCTTCATGGCTATATCCTGTAAAAATGGGTGCCACCACTATATGGGAGCGCTGGGACGGACAGAAGACAGACAGCACATTCCAGGATGCCGGAATGAACTCTTTCAACCATTATGCATACGGAGCAATCGGCGACTGGATGTACAGGGTATCAGCGGGTATTGAGATCAAATCCCCGGCTATAAACAGCTTGTTCTTCAACCGCATCCGTCTAAGAAACTTACATATTCAAAAGCATCTTTCGAGAGTGCATATGGCACTGTTGCTTCAGGATGGGAAAGAAAAGGCAATACAATTCTTGTTACTGTAAAAATCCCTGCAAATACGGAAGCAACTGTTGTTCTTCCGGTTATGGCGGCATCAAAAGTTATTGAAAACGGAAAACCAATTACAGAGAACAAGAATTTTTCTGATCTGTCAGTCTCAGGAAACAAACTTAATTTCAAGGCAGGATCGGGAACTTATGTTTTTGAATATACAGAAGAGTAATAGTATACCTAAAAATATTATTTTTAGCGAAATTTTCTGAGAAGAATTTTTACCGCAGAGAGCCGCTGAGAAGAGCTGAGTGCCGCAGAGAATATCATAATATAGATACCTCTGCGGTCCTCAATCTATTACTCTGTGTCCCGATAGCTATCGGGACTCTGCGGTTAAATAGATTTATAGGTTAAAGTAATTAATCTCGAGTAATTATTATTGAATGGAGTTTTTTAACAATCATCTGGGTGAGTTTGCTGCGTTACTAACAACATTGTTCTGGACAATAACTGCGCTGGCGTTTGAATCTGCAAGTCATAAGATAGGATCTGTTGCGGTTAATATCCTCAGACTTGTGATCGGATTGGTATTTCTGAGTGTTTTCACCCTGATCAGAAGAGGGTTTATTTTACCCCTCGATGCAAGTGCTGAAAACTGGATATGGCTTTCAGTTTCGGGATTAATCGGATTCGTATTTGGCGATCTGTTTCTTTTCAAGTCATATACAATGATAGGCTCCAGATTCTCAATGCTCATTATGACTCTGGTCCCTCCTATTACGGCTTTCTTCAGTTTTATAATTCTTGGAGAGAGATTAACACTGTTTCATTTTTTTGGTATGACATTAACATTCTCAGGTATTTCTATTGCAATCTTCAGCCGGAGCGGGAAAGGTGAAAAGCTTACACTTAAACTTGCGCCAAGAGGAATACTCTATGCATTTGGAGGTGCAGTAGGTCAGGCATTAGGCCTTGTCCTGAGCAAGTTTGGAATGAATGATTATGATCCTTTCGCATCAACGCAGATCAGGATCATTGCCGGGATTATAGGTTATACAATGCTTGTTACAATACTTGCCCGCTGGAGAAGTGTGGCGATTGCAACAAAAAACAAAGACGGGATGCTGCTGACTAGTCTTGGTGCATTTTTTGGTCCCTTTCTTGGAGTCTCATTTTCATTGGTTGCAATTAAATATACAGAAGCAGGTATTGCGTCTACAATTATGGCGCTGGTACCTGTTTTTATAATAATCCCGGCAGTTCTCCTTTATAAACAGAAAGTTACTCTGGCTGAGATAATTGGAGCTATTGTGAGCGTAGCCGGTGTGGCACTTTTTTTTGTATAAAAGACAAATGAAGTCATGGATCCCGAAGATATTAAAAACCGGAATATTGAGAGTGAATTCATATTTTCTGCATCAAGGAGCAGTGGTCCCGGAGGTCAAAATGTGAATAAGGTCAGTTCAAAAGTTGAGCTGCGTTTTAATCTCCTTCAATCCTCCTCTTTTACAGAAAATGAAAAAGAACTCCTTTTCAGAAAACTTAAGAATAAGATCAATAAGGAGGGAGAGCTGTTAATTGTTTCACAGTCGGAACGTTCACAGATTTTAAATAAGGAAGCAGCTACCGAGAAGTTCTACCTTATGATTTCAAAGGCTCTGACGATTCCAAAATACAGAAGGGCAACCAGACCGACATTTTCTTCAAAGCTTAAAAGACTGGAAGAAAAGAAGAATCGCGGTTCGATAAAGAAACTCCGTAAAGATACAGGTAGTCCTGAAGAATAGGGTCTTTTCTAACCACAAAGGACACAAAGTAACCTCAAAGAAACACAAAGGTAAAAAGAAGAGTACCTCTCTTTGTGACCTTTGTGGTTAAAGGATTTAAACTTGCTTAAGCTTCCATTTTCCCCTTCTGAAAACAAGCCATGCAATGAAGGTCATGAGCGATTCGGCAACAACAATAGCAATGAATACACCTTCTTCATTTAATCCTGCTTTAATTGCCAGCAGATATGCCAGGGGGATTTCAACCATCCAGAATGCAAAAATATTAATTTTAAGAGGTGTTGAAGTATCTCCGGCTCCGTTAAAGGAATTCACAAGAACCATTCCGAGTCCATAAGCTATGTATCCGATACTTATGATCCTCAGACCTACCACTCCTGCTTTAACTACATTCTCATTATCAATAAAAAGACGTATGAATGTTTCCGGGAATATAACCAGAATAATTCCGATAAATCCGAGGAGTATCATATTTACCCAGCCAGTTGCCCAAACAGCTTTCTCTGCTCTTTCAGGCTTTTTTGCTCCCAGATTTTGTCCAACAAGAGTCGATGCCGCATTACTTAGTCCCCACGAAGGCAAAATTGTAAAGCCAACTATCCTGATGGCTATTGTATATCCGGCTAAAACTTCGCTTCCGAAAATGGAAATAATCCTCACCAGTGCTATCCAGCTTGATGTTCCTATGAGGTTCTGACCAATACTTCCGAATGAAAGCCTTAGCAGTTTTAGCATTACTTTGAAGTCAACAGCAATATGTTTTAAAGTTATCTGAATCCGTTTCTTTCCAAAGAATAACAGATAGAACTGAACAATTACTGCTGTTCCTCTTCCAATTGTTGTTGCTGTTGCAGCGCCGGCTACTCCTAGTTCAGGGAATGGGCCAAGACCAAAAATCAGACACGGATCGAGTACTATATTAATAATGTTACCGATCCAAAGAACTTTCATTGCAATTGCTGCATCACCCGCACTTCTGAAAACAGCGTTAATAATGAAAAGCATCATTATGACAACATTCCCTCCGAGCATTATCCTTGTATAACCCGACATACGATCAACGATCTGGTGTGAAGCACCCATCGCTTCAAGTAACCTCTCAGCATTAATTGCCCCGGGTATACCTATTAATAGTGATACAGCCAAACCAGTCATAATTGCCTGAACGGCAGCATGTGCAGC
Proteins encoded in this region:
- a CDS encoding family 78 glycoside hydrolase catalytic domain produces the protein MKSFKLSLLFLCLCTGLFAQDLLVKDPTCEHKKNPVGIDYKQPRFSWKIDGSGNGIMQTAYSVRVATDNKFSSSGNIWQSGKIESAESVLQPYKGPALKSGQRYFWQVKVWDNKGRESKWSETAFIEMGLLSPADWKAKWIEMEGDTQRYSPSPHFRKEFAMNKTIASARVYVTSHGYYELHLNGKKVGDQVLTPGWTSYGKRLQYQVYDVTDMIVKGNNAVAAVLGDGWYRGTLAWGNNWAIYGKSLGLLMQLKVTFTDGTESLIVTDETWKASNNGAIRMNDIYNGETYDATKKLTGWNLPGYDESSWKKVITRNYNNSILIASEGSPIRKIQEIKPVKIFRTPKGKLIADMGQNMVGWLRLKVSGPKGTVVTLRHAEVMDKFGEFYTTNLRAAKCQLTYTLAGTGEEVYEPRFTFMGFRFVEITGFPGDLKPENLTGVVVHSDMNVTGSYESSNALLNQLQHNIQWGQKGNFVDVPTDCPQRDERLGWTGDAQAFCRTAAYNMDVSSFFTKWLKDVSADQKPGGEVPDVIPDVLNKQDATTAQPSAGWGDVAVIAPWTMYLVYGDKMFLENQYPGMKAWVEYIRKKAGESYIWKGGSKYGDWLFYHPPVNNHTEADGYTERDFIATAFYAYSASILSEAAKTLGKTDDAKLYNDIFNKVKEVFINEYVTKAGRVGTNSQTSYVLALMFNLLPDELNQKAAKFLAEDIKSRGNRLSTGFLGTPYLCHVLSSNGYTDVAYDLLLQERYPSWLYPVKMGATTIWERWDGQKTDSTFQDAGMNSFNHYAYGAIGDWMYRVSAGIEIKSPAINSLFFNRIRLRNLHIQKHLSRVHMALLLQDGKEKAIQFLLL
- a CDS encoding DMT family transporter — encoded protein: MEFFNNHLGEFAALLTTLFWTITALAFESASHKIGSVAVNILRLVIGLVFLSVFTLIRRGFILPLDASAENWIWLSVSGLIGFVFGDLFLFKSYTMIGSRFSMLIMTLVPPITAFFSFIILGERLTLFHFFGMTLTFSGISIAIFSRSGKGEKLTLKLAPRGILYAFGGAVGQALGLVLSKFGMNDYDPFASTQIRIIAGIIGYTMLVTILARWRSVAIATKNKDGMLLTSLGAFFGPFLGVSFSLVAIKYTEAGIASTIMALVPVFIIIPAVLLYKQKVTLAEIIGAIVSVAGVALFFV
- the arfB gene encoding aminoacyl-tRNA hydrolase, which gives rise to MDPEDIKNRNIESEFIFSASRSSGPGGQNVNKVSSKVELRFNLLQSSSFTENEKELLFRKLKNKINKEGELLIVSQSERSQILNKEAATEKFYLMISKALTIPKYRRATRPTFSSKLKRLEEKKNRGSIKKLRKDTGSPEE
- a CDS encoding MATE family efflux transporter — its product is MSTDKASNKTTGKLRSFFRDVSEAISGTEQDFTEGRLSRAILLLAIPAVLEMIMESVFVIVDIFFVSKLGADAVATVGLTESMITIIYAIAIGLGTATTSLVSRRIGEKNPDSAAHAAVQAIMTGLAVSLLIGIPGAINAERLLEAMGASHQIVDRMSGYTRIMLGGNVVIMMLFIINAVFRSAGDAAIAMKVLWIGNIINIVLDPCLIFGLGPFPELGVAGAATATTIGRGTAVIVQFYLLFFGKKRIQITLKHIAVDFKVMLKLLRLSFGSIGQNLIGTSSWIALVRIISIFGSEVLAGYTIAIRIVGFTILPSWGLSNAASTLVGQNLGAKKPERAEKAVWATGWVNMILLGFIGIILVIFPETFIRLFIDNENVVKAGVVGLRIISIGYIAYGLGMVLVNSFNGAGDTSTPLKINIFAFWMVEIPLAYLLAIKAGLNEEGVFIAIVVAESLMTFIAWLVFRRGKWKLKQV